A window of Amycolatopsis australiensis contains these coding sequences:
- a CDS encoding ROK family transcriptional regulator, with amino-acid sequence MAGVEAPTVGTPAGMRKINQRAVLDLLRRGGPATRPQVAKETGLSKPTVSQALLALEAAGLARPTGQTSTGTGRSAVLYEADPTAGYVLGVDIGREHIRVAVSDLGRRIVARRDERNSARSGAALVAAVGKIAAAAVADARLSGGDIVVRVVGSPGVADPEKRCFRHAPNLPGWGRAGLIDDLEAALGPDLMVENDANLTAVGEGESGAARGASVFGCITIGTGVGMGLMVDGRVFRGATGAAGEIGYLPYGRTRSSEEDGAPPARGHLEEATAAQSVVRGARELGLGTAKSAREVFRLAREGDELARQALAAEADRLAYTVASVAAVIDPELIVLGGGMGTAADLLLEPIDRALRAFTPLVPKVVQGELGEDAVLTGAISVGLRAAEGLVFERRVGAA; translated from the coding sequence GTGGCCGGCGTAGAAGCTCCAACGGTCGGGACCCCCGCCGGGATGCGCAAGATCAACCAGCGGGCGGTGCTCGACCTGCTGCGCCGCGGCGGGCCGGCGACCCGGCCGCAGGTGGCGAAGGAAACCGGGCTGTCGAAGCCGACCGTGAGCCAGGCGCTGCTCGCGCTGGAGGCCGCCGGGCTGGCGCGCCCGACCGGGCAGACGTCCACCGGCACCGGGCGCTCGGCGGTGCTCTACGAGGCCGACCCGACCGCGGGGTACGTGCTGGGCGTCGACATCGGCCGTGAGCACATCCGCGTCGCGGTGTCGGACCTCGGCCGCCGGATCGTGGCCCGCCGCGACGAGCGCAACAGCGCCCGCTCGGGCGCGGCGCTGGTCGCGGCGGTCGGGAAGATCGCGGCCGCCGCGGTGGCCGACGCCCGGCTTTCGGGCGGCGACATCGTTGTCCGCGTGGTCGGCTCCCCCGGCGTCGCCGACCCGGAGAAGCGCTGCTTCCGGCACGCGCCGAACCTGCCGGGCTGGGGCCGGGCCGGGCTGATCGACGACCTCGAAGCCGCGCTGGGCCCGGACCTGATGGTCGAGAACGACGCGAACCTGACCGCGGTCGGCGAAGGCGAAAGCGGTGCCGCGCGCGGCGCGTCGGTGTTCGGCTGCATCACGATCGGCACCGGCGTCGGCATGGGCCTGATGGTGGACGGCCGGGTCTTCCGCGGCGCGACGGGCGCGGCGGGCGAGATCGGCTACCTGCCGTACGGGCGCACGCGCTCGTCGGAGGAGGACGGCGCCCCGCCGGCCCGCGGCCACCTCGAGGAAGCGACCGCGGCCCAGTCGGTGGTCCGCGGCGCACGCGAACTCGGCCTGGGCACGGCGAAATCGGCCCGCGAGGTGTTCCGCCTGGCCCGCGAGGGCGACGAGCTGGCGCGGCAGGCGCTGGCGGCGGAAGCGGACCGGCTGGCGTACACGGTCGCCTCGGTGGCGGCGGTGATCGACCCGGAGCTGATCGTCCTCGGCGGCGGCATGGGCACGGCGGCGGACCTGCTGCTGGAACCGATCGACCGGGCCCTGCGGGCGTTCACGCCGCTGGTGCCGAAAGTGGTCCAGGGCGAGCTGGGCGAGGACGCGGTCCTGACCGGTGCGATCAGCGTCGGCCTGCGGGCGGCCGAGGGGCTGGTCTTCGAGCGGCGCGTGGGTGCCGCCTAG
- a CDS encoding PaaI family thioesterase — protein MTDVAGQVRAKTITWEDPLETARLGAAMSGLEYMRAIADGRIPPAPIAAHFGMRWERVEPGEVVAVAEPDESLYNPIGMVHGGVAATMLDSVIGCAVHTTLPAGVGYASVELKVSYLRAIHAGRGEIRATGRVVKEGSRIAFAEGEIRDVDGKLLATASGTCVITR, from the coding sequence ATGACCGACGTCGCCGGGCAGGTCCGCGCGAAGACCATCACCTGGGAGGACCCGCTGGAAACCGCCCGCCTCGGCGCCGCCATGTCCGGCCTGGAGTACATGCGGGCCATCGCCGACGGCCGCATCCCGCCCGCGCCGATCGCCGCGCACTTCGGCATGCGCTGGGAACGCGTCGAACCCGGCGAGGTCGTCGCCGTCGCCGAGCCGGACGAGTCGCTGTACAACCCGATCGGCATGGTCCACGGCGGTGTCGCGGCCACGATGCTCGACTCCGTCATCGGCTGCGCGGTGCACACGACGCTGCCGGCCGGCGTCGGCTACGCGTCGGTGGAGCTGAAGGTCAGCTACCTGCGCGCCATCCACGCCGGCCGCGGCGAGATCCGCGCGACCGGCCGCGTCGTGAAAGAGGGCTCGCGGATCGCGTTCGCGGAAGGGGAGATCCGCGACGTCGACGGCAAGCTGCTGGCGACGGCGTCCGGAACCTGTGTGATCACCCGCTGA
- a CDS encoding nuclear transport factor 2 family protein translates to MSETATNRMIVAGCFENLFVRHDFDAAKAALHPDFVTHSPGLPSGRDAFADAVRNSPLAGAPARIRHVVAEDDLVVVHLHVAGTAVVDIVRVEDGLIAEHWDVKQPVSG, encoded by the coding sequence ATGAGCGAAACCGCCACGAACCGCATGATCGTCGCCGGCTGCTTCGAGAACTTGTTCGTGCGCCACGACTTCGACGCCGCGAAGGCCGCGCTGCACCCCGATTTCGTCACCCACAGCCCCGGCCTGCCCTCCGGCCGCGACGCGTTCGCGGACGCCGTGCGGAACTCGCCGCTCGCCGGAGCGCCCGCGCGGATCCGGCACGTCGTCGCCGAAGACGACCTCGTCGTCGTGCACCTGCACGTGGCCGGGACCGCCGTCGTCGACATCGTGCGCGTCGAGGACGGCCTGATCGCCGAGCACTGGGACGTCAAGCAGCCCGTCAGCGGGTGA
- a CDS encoding ArsR/SmtB family transcription factor: MDPGRKLIDPERVAAAIDGLGDRAVIDEWARRFSVVADPSRLALLVSIHYAREISVTDLAAATGMTDTAVSQALRLLRAHGLVTPHRTGRVVRYRLADATVHELIHRVRPHPANGSADR; this comes from the coding sequence ATCGACCCCGGCCGCAAGCTGATCGACCCGGAACGGGTCGCCGCGGCGATCGACGGGCTGGGCGACCGCGCCGTCATCGACGAGTGGGCCCGGCGCTTCTCCGTCGTCGCCGACCCGTCCCGGCTCGCGTTGCTGGTCTCGATCCACTACGCCCGCGAGATCAGCGTCACCGACCTGGCGGCGGCCACCGGCATGACCGACACGGCGGTGTCGCAGGCTCTCCGGCTGCTGCGCGCCCACGGCCTGGTCACCCCGCACCGCACCGGACGCGTGGTGCGGTACCGCCTGGCGGACGCGACGGTCCACGAACTCATCCATCGCGTGCGCCCGCACCCCGCGAACGGCTCCGCGGACCGGTAG
- a CDS encoding MarR family winged helix-turn-helix transcriptional regulator — MVVHPSTLDLSLTALFAGWAMTDELQRRLAAQGFAELRFNDGVVVQHVLAAPLSITGLAERMGVTQQAASKAVADLERRGLLRREPDPADARTKLLHLTKHARDAVEATRKLREELQAELAAEFGAERLDEARSLLAAVIGRFGGDDAIRARRVRPPR; from the coding sequence ATGGTTGTGCATCCTAGCACCCTCGACCTGTCGCTGACCGCGCTCTTCGCGGGCTGGGCGATGACCGACGAGCTCCAGCGGCGCCTCGCCGCCCAGGGGTTCGCGGAGCTGCGGTTCAACGACGGCGTCGTCGTCCAGCACGTCCTCGCCGCGCCGCTGTCCATCACCGGGCTCGCCGAGCGGATGGGCGTGACGCAGCAGGCCGCGTCGAAAGCCGTCGCCGACCTCGAGCGCCGGGGACTCCTGCGCCGCGAACCGGATCCGGCCGACGCGCGCACGAAGCTGCTTCACCTCACCAAGCACGCCCGCGACGCCGTCGAAGCCACCCGGAAGCTGCGGGAGGAACTGCAAGCGGAGCTGGCGGCGGAGTTCGGCGCCGAACGCCTCGACGAGGCGCGTTCCCTGCTGGCCGCGGTCATCGGCCGCTTCGGCGGCGACGACGCGATCCGCGCCCGGCGCGTCCGGCCGCCGCGCTGA
- a CDS encoding pyridoxamine 5'-phosphate oxidase family protein gives MVVESSRVPEELAAAFVRVAHRIVWCTLATVDRRGRPRSRVVHPIWEHGTAGLTGRLFTRPTPLKRAHLARSPYVSCSYWDPQHEVAVAECHAEFADDEQSRRTLWELFASTPEPLGFDPKILGGADHRDPDITVLKLTPWRLSAGGEAWRAA, from the coding sequence ATGGTTGTGGAATCTAGCAGAGTGCCCGAGGAGCTGGCCGCAGCGTTCGTCCGCGTGGCGCACCGGATCGTCTGGTGCACGCTGGCGACCGTCGACCGCCGCGGCCGGCCGCGGTCGCGCGTGGTTCACCCGATCTGGGAGCACGGGACGGCGGGCCTGACCGGCCGGCTGTTCACCCGGCCGACGCCGCTGAAGCGAGCGCATCTGGCGAGGTCGCCGTACGTGTCGTGCTCGTACTGGGACCCGCAGCACGAGGTGGCGGTGGCCGAGTGCCACGCCGAGTTCGCGGACGACGAGCAGAGCCGCCGGACGCTGTGGGAGCTGTTCGCCTCGACGCCGGAACCGCTGGGCTTCGACCCGAAGATCCTGGGCGGCGCGGACCACCGGGACCCGGACATCACGGTGCTGAAGCTGACCCCGTGGCGGCTGTCGGCCGGAGGCGAAGCCTGGCGCGCCGCCTAG